Proteins encoded by one window of Bacillus rossius redtenbacheri isolate Brsri chromosome 3, Brsri_v3, whole genome shotgun sequence:
- the LOC134530133 gene encoding uncharacterized protein LOC134530133 yields the protein MHFWIDKRSQACGFSGRHRVPAPLCAQHRRRSRRPRGKPMVTPVHRFQPIECTGGGQHGRRAARQLHASAGLAGPAAPGARASELDSSVFLDVPLEDNANAPPRAPQLLPVGRLKCGMWATFALASVFVAGAKFYFNHQGAGLEVLVFCALLVALLLAGCTALLCRARTTPAPVPPPAVPAPVPAPVLAPVPPAPPPELPPPPYHVAVLLPAQPEDAPPPPYDKAVS from the exons ATGCATTTCTGGATCGACAAGCGCAGCCAGGCGTGTGGTTTCAGCGGGCGGCACCGCGTGCCGGCGCCTCTGTGCGCCCAGCACCGCCGGCGCAGCAGGCGCCCGCGCGGCAAGCCCATGGTGACCCCGGTGCACCGCTTCCAGCCCATCGAGTGCACGGGCGGGGGCCAGCACgggcgccgggcggcgcggcagCTGCACGCCTCCGCCGG CCTGGCGGGGCCAGCAGCGCCGGGCGCCCGTGCCTCGGAGCTGGACTCGAGTGTGTTCCTGGACGTGCCCCTGGAGGACAACGCCAACGCTCCGCCCCGCGCCCCACAGCTGCTCCCGGTCGGGCGGCTCAAGTGCGGCATGTGGGCGACCTTTGCACTGGCCTCCGTGTTCGTGGCCGGAGCCAAGTTCTACTTCAACCATCAG GGGGCGGGCCTGGAGGTGCTGGTGTTCTGCGCGCTGCTGGTAGCGCTGCTGCTGGCCGGCTGCACAGCGCTGCTGTGCCGGGCACGGACCACGCCCGCCCCCGTGCCCCCGCCGGCCGTCCCCGCCCCTGTGCCAGCCCCCGTGCTAGCCCCTGTGCCCCCCGCCCCGCCCCCGGAGCTGCCCCCGCCGCCGTACCACGTGGCCGTGCTGCTGCCCGCGCAGCCCGAGGACGCTCCCCCGCCCCCCTACGACAAGGCCGTCAGCTAG
- the LOC134530147 gene encoding SPRY domain-containing SOCS box protein 3 has protein sequence MRLLYVESRGDEEGPFCNCSSGKLPCDICGEDDDVSEWAWDSAVATHSTVLDAGNREVRFHPTFSSGTAAVRGDTPFKPDLHYYWEIKILSPMYGTDVMVGVGTEKVDLVGSALSFCSLLGADKESWGLSYKGMLQHGSQWSSYSAAFGEGSVIGVHLDMWSGTLTYYLNRKPLGVAFTALKGRRLYPMVSSTAARSAVRVTCSFSCCSSLQLACLQSIGCSQPLMERLFSIPGLRRWQGRAYWWRTAPARHRQPEAESEEEDDRKRLRLDLEDWEFPETRCVEY, from the exons atgaggCTGCTTTACGTTGAAAGCAGGGGTGATGAAGAAGGACCTTTTTGCAACTGCAGTAGTGGAAAATTACCTTGTGATATTTGTGGAGAGGATGATgatg TCTCGGAGTGGGCGTGGGACAGCGCGGTGGCGACCCACTCAACGGTGCTGGACGCCGGGAACCGCGAGGTGCGCTTCCACCCCACGTTCAGCTCTGGCACGGCGGCTGTGCGCGGCGACACGCCCTTCAAGCCGGACCTCCACTACTACTGGGAGATAAAGATACTGTCGCCCATGTACGGGACCGACGTG ATGGTGGGTGTCGGCACTGAGAAAGTTGACCTCGTTGGCTCAGCGCTGAGCTTCTGCAGTCTCTTGGGAGCTGACAAGGAGTCCTGGGGCTTGTCGTACAAAG GCATGCTGCAGCACGGCAGCCAGTGGTCCAGCTACAGCGCTGCGTTCGGCGAAGGCAGCGTCATCGGCGTCCACCTGGACATGTGGAGCGGCACCCTCACCTACTACCTCAACAGGAAGCCCCTGG GAGTGGCGTTCACGGCGCTGAAGGGGCGGCGACTTTACCCGATGGTGTCGTCGACGGCCGCGCGCTCGGCCGTGCGCGTCACCTGCTCCTTCTCGTGCTGCTCGTCGCTGCAGCTGGCGTGCCTGCAGAGCATCGGCTGCAGCCAGCCGCTCATGGAGCGCCTGTTCTCCATCCCGGGCCTGCGCCGGTGGCAGGGCCGTGCCTACTGGTGGCGCACCGCGCCCGCCCGGCACCGCCAGCCAG AGGCTGAGAGTGAGGAGGAGGATGACAGGAAGAGGCTGAGATTGGATTTGGAAGATTGGGAATTTCCAGAGACAAGATGCGTGGAGTACTAG